ATGGCGTGGTATTATTCCAGCCAAAAGTAGAGACACACGAAGTAGTGAGCAAAGATATTGCCTACGCTATCATAAAGCTGCTCGAAGGCGTTACCGAAAGCGGCTCGGGCGCGAGGCTGAAATGGGGCGGCGGTGGCGGCAATGGCTACGACCGTATGACCGGTTATCCGTATGCCATCATCAACCCGATTGCCGGTAAAACCGGTACGACACAGAACCAGTCCGACGGTTGGTTCGTAGGGATGGTGCCCAACCTTGCTACCGGGGTCTGGGTGGGTAACGAGGACCGTTCGGCCCACTTTAAGAGCCTTACCTACGGGCAAGGCGCTACGATGGCGCTGCCGATATGGGGCCTTTTCATGAAGAAATGCTACGCTGATGACAGCCTGGTTTATAAAATTTCAGAAAAGCCGTTTGAGCGTCCGGCCAACCTCTCCATCAAAGTGGACTGCTGGAAAGCGCCTGTCGTTGATACCACAGCCGTAGACAGTACGGCAATAGACTCCGAATTTGATTTTTAGTATATAACGCCTTCGAAAGAAGGCGTTTTTTTATATATTTATACGCGAAAATTAAATTCTGTTGTATGATTAATAAAAAAGTACAAAACGTTGAAGAAGCGTTGCGTGATATAAACGACGGCGTGACCATTATGCTGGGCGGTTTCGGCCTTTCCGGTATTCCCGAGAACAGTATTGCCGAGCTTGTAAAAAAAGGGACGACTAACCTTACCTGCATTTCGAACAATGCAGGCGTGGATGATTTTGGCCTGGGCCTGCTGCTCCAAAAGAAACAGATAAAAAAAATGATATCGTCCTACGTGGGTGAGAATGCCGAATTTGAAAGGCAAATGCTTAGCGGCGAGCTGGATGTGGAGCTCACGCCACAGGGCACGCTGGCAGAAAAATGCCGTGCCGCACAGGCGGGTATCCCTGCATTCTTTACGCCTGCGGGCTATGGTACCGAAGTAGCTGAAGGCAAGGAAGCACGCGAATTTAATGGGAAAATGCACATTATGGAAGAAGCCTACAAAGCTGACTTTGCTATAGTAAAAGCATGGAAAGGCGATGAGGCGGGCAACCTTATCTTTAAAGGTACGGCGCGCAACTTTAATGGATGTATGGCAGGCGCGGCAAAAATTACCATTGCTGAGGTAGAGGAACTGGTTCCGGTTGGAGAACTGGACCCGAACTTCATCCACATCCCGGGTATTTTTGTGCAGAGAATATTCCAGGGTGAAAAGTATGAGAAAAGAATTGAGCAACGTACTGTAAGGCAAAGAAGTTAATTATGGCATTAGGTAAAGAAC
Above is a genomic segment from Flavobacterium album containing:
- a CDS encoding CoA transferase subunit A, with product MINKKVQNVEEALRDINDGVTIMLGGFGLSGIPENSIAELVKKGTTNLTCISNNAGVDDFGLGLLLQKKQIKKMISSYVGENAEFERQMLSGELDVELTPQGTLAEKCRAAQAGIPAFFTPAGYGTEVAEGKEAREFNGKMHIMEEAYKADFAIVKAWKGDEAGNLIFKGTARNFNGCMAGAAKITIAEVEELVPVGELDPNFIHIPGIFVQRIFQGEKYEKRIEQRTVRQRS